One region of Cydia fagiglandana chromosome 15, ilCydFagi1.1, whole genome shotgun sequence genomic DNA includes:
- the LOC134671416 gene encoding uncharacterized protein LOC134671416 yields MEHTPAGRTGAALAEIPLRLDRLRVSPPPAAPPGPRAALAGTPGARTPLAPRAAPLQPLANTRLTPNARERSPALPPGYLSPAASPDELLIQQRGRKRLPVTWSPDIDLKRQSFHSTVRTPPKALPGRLSPPKLGVTLRSTPRKRLILDERIPLTPEKIDFSDISTPQKFKITSPIKGTPPIKRPRIEKTLGADFKSPIDMALKGLSPTQLINVIKTITHKHPEIEKEIRMEIPVPDLSPLEERLSYLKSNIFKSLPSSRLTSKTDSPAYSRVATHLGAFKKCVIEQGKTLVESQHWNSVMDYVFLAWSYVRATPVWDHQPHNATRKQCFKALINFCMSALKKATFDREFLVDVQDKLQGMVSDAEEIQSCLKHVQGQLQEF; encoded by the exons ATGGAGCATACGCCGGCCGGCCGCACTGGCGCCGCGCTGGCCGAGATCCCGCTGCGCCTGGACCGCCTGCGCGTgtcgccgccgcccgccgcgccgcccggccCGCGCGCCGCCCTAGCTGGGACCCCGGGCGCGCGCACGCCGCTGGCGCCCCGCGCGGCGCCGCTGCAGCCGCTCGCCAACACGAGGCTGACGCCCAATGCGAGGGAGCGCTCGCCGGCGCTGCCGCCCGGGTATCTCAGCCCGGCGGCCTCGCCGGATGAATTGCTGATACAACAACGAG GTCGCAAGCGGCTCCCCGTAACCTGGTCCCCCGACATCGATCTGAAGCGCCAATCCTTCCACTCGACAGTCCGCACGCCACCCAAGGCGCTCCCCGGCCGTCTGTCCCCGCCCAAGCTCGGCGTCACCCTCCGCTCGACGCCAAGGAAACGCCTCATCCTAGACGAGAGGATCCCCCTCACGCCAGAAAAGATAGACTTCAGCGACATCAGTACCCCTCAGAAATTCAAAATCACCAGCCCTATCAAAGGCACACCGCCTATCAAGCGTCCTCGTATAGAGAAAACTCTTGGCGCCGATTTTAAGAGCCCGATCGATATGGCTTTGAAAGGATTAAGCCCGACACAATTAATCAATGTAATAAAAACTATTACTCACAAACACCCAGAAATTGAAAAGGAGATTCGCATGGAAATACCTGTTCCAGATTTATCGCCGCTCGAAGAACGCTTGAGCTATTTGAAGTCTAACATATTTAAAAGCTTACCGTCTTCACGGTTGACATCCAAAACTGATTCGCCAGCGTATTCGAGGGTTGCTACGCATTTAGGCGCGTTTAAGAAGTGCGTTATAGAACAAGGGAAGACTTTAGTTGAGTCTCAGCACTGGAATAGTGTCATGGATTACGTTTTTCTAGCTTGGAGCTATGTTAGGGCAACACCAGTATGGGACCACCAGCCACATAATGCGACTAGAAAGCAGTGTTTCAAAGCACTGATCAACTTTTGCATGAGTGCCTTAAAGAAGGCTACGTTTGATAGAGAGTTTCTGGTGGACGTGCAGGATAAACTGCAGGGCATGGTTTCTGATGCTGAGGAAATACAGTCCTGTCTCAAACATGTTCAAGGACAGCTGCAGGAGTTTTAG
- the LOC134671407 gene encoding uncharacterized protein LOC134671407: MERLYHDLNLALEESNCGRQERRKLGLRRRTRSAGNLPAAVAVSLLTEDGSSSSPPQAPLITQPLSDSDDPQLNPHKGLKSRHYCQIGNFESDSFNENFSPTRPSNARRKRKYKKMPVEYAEGNRSPPVEILTITTEPNTSPSTIMLQSQGLAPLVYMHRHKSFLKHERNAFCGKRKWSHRDKGDVCEMRERSFSGGCSSKSTFFSKNDFKLKKHETDKKRKEPVLQPGKIVLKSQNTEGTKPSSFTNTPSLPGSSSFNFVYKNSKNGTPTLSKMTGYKIATDLPPFFNPTTSTGKQFDGKMYRKSKMLNKSHPPNSLRNPLLFDDQNSGMDCAGNESSSLSSSDSDGVVTNDSDREGDDELTDWPGIEELKVFNKSLTFKSSKSVNNNSPKSVSNMPPPKRLKKEKSLVKSGWASCKNRFKKKRANIDSGNDDDAMMSDSKTVVDLEDGILKENRDILQPHSSFSTFSDIKNAGISGQSANESFFQSFLAFQEKTGDQDGFQTPRTNFSLQKTSSSDLNVSERSPQSDHYFSEHSMGIATVAEVREIRAGCRRIRDERPGFLILSAANEQLSKFLQDSCQSELKLPSLNDPEEKEKLESLAKLYSLELQVEMGRPVLRKTSNTMQAIRVEHSYHNFPSDHKRRCYGEDQDSSLSDPVNSNDDEKDFAEDSFSHSLVDRSLLHPGEID; the protein is encoded by the exons ATGGAGCGTTTGTATCATGACCTAAACCTGGCCCTAGAGGAGAGTAACTGCGGCCGGCAGGAGCGACGCAAGTTAGGGCTTCGACGAAGGACCCGCTCGGCTGGGAACCTGC CGGCCGCAGTAGCAGTAAGCCTGCTCACAGAAGATGGGAGCTCCAGCAGCCCCCCACAAGCACCACTAATAACCCAGCCACTGTCCGACTCTGATGACCCTCAACTCAACCCCCACAAGGGCTTGAAGTCCCGACATTACTGTCAGATTGGCAACTTCGAGTCTGACTCCTTCAATGAGAACTTTTCACCCACCCGACCCTCAAATGCGAGGAGAAAACGGAAGTATAAGAAGATGCCGGTGGAGTATGCAGAAGGGAACCGGTCTCCGCCAGTGGAAATTTTGACTATTACTACTGAG CCTAACACATCACCATCCACAATAATGCTGCAATCACAGGGTCTGGCGCCACTCGTCTATATGCACCGCCATAAATCGTTTTTAAAACATGAAAG AAATGCTTTCTGTGGCAAAAGGAAATGGTCGCACAGAGATAAAGGAGATGTCTGCGAAATGAGAGAGAGATCGTTCAGCGGCGGCTGCTCATCCAAATCCACTTTCTTCTCCAAAAACGACTTTAAGTTGAAGAAGCACGAAACAGACAAAAAGAGGAAAGAACCAGTGTTACAGCCCGGCAAGATTGTCCTCAAATCACAGAACACAGAAGGAACTAAACCCTCAAGTTTTACCAACACTCCATCTCTCCCCGGGAGCTCTAGTTTTAACTTTGTCTACAAGAACTCTAAAAACGGCACGCCAACGTTATCGAAAATGACCGGATATAAAATTGCCACAGACTTGCCGCCATTTTTCAACCCAACCACAAGTACAGGGAAACAGTTTGACGGAAAGATGTACAGAAAATCAAAGATGTTGAACAAAAGTCACCCGCCTAATTCGCTAAGAAATCCCTTGTTGTTTGATGATCAGAATAGTGGAATGGACTGCGCTGGAAACGAGTCCAGTTCTTTAAGCAGTAGCGACTCGGATGGAGTCGTAACTAATGACAGTGACCGAGAGGGAGATGATGAACTAACAGACTGGCCAGGCATTGAGGAACTCAAAGTCTTCAACAAGAGTCTAACCTTCAAATCGTCCAAATCCGTGAACAACAACTCGCCAAAATCAGTCAGCAACATGCCACCACCAAAACGGCTGAAAAAAGAAAAGAGTCTAGTTAAAAGCGGTTGGGCCAGTTGCAAGAATAGATTTAAGAAGAAACGAGCTAACATAGACTCGGGAAACGATGACGACGCCATGATGTCAGACTCGAAAACCGTTGTAGATCTCGAAGACGGGATCTTGAAAGAGAACAGAGATATTTTACAGCCCCACTCTTCTTTTTCCACGTTCAGCGATATAAAAAATGCAGGCATATCCGGGCAGAGCGCAAACGAATCCTTCTTCCAATCATTTTTAGCTTTTCAAGAAAAAACAGGCGACCAGGACGGGTTCCAAACGCCGCGAACGAATTTTTCTTTACAAAAGACTTCTTCTAGTGATCTAAATGTGAGTGAGAGAAGTCCACAGAGCGATCATTATTTCAGCGAACATTCCATGGGCATAGCCACTGTGGCCGAGGTCAGAGAAATCAGGGCTGGCTGTCGGAGAATCAGAGATGAGAGGCCGGGGTTCTTGATTCTCAGTGCAGCTAATGAGCAGCTCTCAAAGTTCCTTCAGGATTCCTGTCAGTCGGAGTTGAAATTGCCAAGTTTAAATGACCCTGAGGAGAAAGAAAAGCTAGAATCACTAGCGAAGCTGTATTCACTTGAGCTGCAGGTGGAGATGGGACGGCCAGTTTTAAGGAAAACTAG